A genomic window from Macaca mulatta isolate MMU2019108-1 chromosome 19, T2T-MMU8v2.0, whole genome shotgun sequence includes:
- the GZMM gene encoding granzyme M isoform X2, translated as MASLQRGGSHLCGGVLVHPKWVLTAAHCLVQRTAQLRLVLGLHALGHPGLTFHIKATVQHPRYKPAPALENDLALLQLDGKVKPSRTVRPLALPGKRQAVAAGTRCSTAGWGLTRQGGRLSRVLRELDLRVLDTRMCNNSRFWNGSLSPHVVCLEADSKDQAPCKGDSGGPIVCGKDQVLAGVLSFSSRVCTDIFRPPVATAVAPYVSWIRKVTG; from the exons ATGGCCTCGCTGCAGAGAGGCGGCTCCCACCTGTGCGGGGGGGTCCTGGTGCACCCAAAGTGGGTGCTGACGGCTGCCCACTGCCTGGTCCAGCG GACGGCCCAGCTGAGGTTGGTGCTGGGGCTCCATGCCCTGGGCCACCCCGGTCTCACCTTCCACATCAAGGCGACCGTCCAGCACCCTCGCTACAAGCCGGCCCCTGCCCTGGAGAACGACCTGGCGCTGCTTCAG CTGGACGGGAAAGTGAAGCCCAGCCGGACCGTCCGGCCCCTGGCCTTGCCCGGTAAGCGCCAGGCAGTGGCTGCAGGGACTCGGTGCAGCACGGCCGGCTGGGGGCTGACCCGGCAGGGCGGGCGCCTGTCCCGGGTGCTGCGGGAGCTGGACCTCCGCGTGCTGGACACCCGCATGTGTAACAACAGCCGCTTCTGGAACGGCAGCCTCTCCCCGCACGTGGTCTGCCTGGAGGCCGACTCCAAGGACCAGGCTCCCTGCAAG GGTGACTCGGGTGGGCCCATCGTGTGTGGCAAAGACCAGGTGTTGGCCGGAGTCCTGTCCTTCAGCTCCAGGGTCTGCACCGACATCTTCAGGCCCCCTGTGGCCACCGCCGTGGCGCCTTACGTGTCCTGGATCAGGAAGGTCACCGGCTGA
- the GZMM gene encoding granzyme M isoform X1 yields MESSLLVLALGALLVGSSFETQIIGGREVIPHSRPYMASLQRGGSHLCGGVLVHPKWVLTAAHCLVQRTAQLRLVLGLHALGHPGLTFHIKATVQHPRYKPAPALENDLALLQLDGKVKPSRTVRPLALPGKRQAVAAGTRCSTAGWGLTRQGGRLSRVLRELDLRVLDTRMCNNSRFWNGSLSPHVVCLEADSKDQAPCKGDSGGPIVCGKDQVLAGVLSFSSRVCTDIFRPPVATAVAPYVSWIRKVTG; encoded by the exons ATGGAGTCTTCACTGCTGGTACTGGCCCTGGGGGCCCTGTTGGTAG GCAGTTCCTTTGAGACCCAGATCATTGGGGGCCGGGAGGTCATCCCCCACTCGCGCCCATACATGGCCTCGCTGCAGAGAGGCGGCTCCCACCTGTGCGGGGGGGTCCTGGTGCACCCAAAGTGGGTGCTGACGGCTGCCCACTGCCTGGTCCAGCG GACGGCCCAGCTGAGGTTGGTGCTGGGGCTCCATGCCCTGGGCCACCCCGGTCTCACCTTCCACATCAAGGCGACCGTCCAGCACCCTCGCTACAAGCCGGCCCCTGCCCTGGAGAACGACCTGGCGCTGCTTCAG CTGGACGGGAAAGTGAAGCCCAGCCGGACCGTCCGGCCCCTGGCCTTGCCCGGTAAGCGCCAGGCAGTGGCTGCAGGGACTCGGTGCAGCACGGCCGGCTGGGGGCTGACCCGGCAGGGCGGGCGCCTGTCCCGGGTGCTGCGGGAGCTGGACCTCCGCGTGCTGGACACCCGCATGTGTAACAACAGCCGCTTCTGGAACGGCAGCCTCTCCCCGCACGTGGTCTGCCTGGAGGCCGACTCCAAGGACCAGGCTCCCTGCAAG GGTGACTCGGGTGGGCCCATCGTGTGTGGCAAAGACCAGGTGTTGGCCGGAGTCCTGTCCTTCAGCTCCAGGGTCTGCACCGACATCTTCAGGCCCCCTGTGGCCACCGCCGTGGCGCCTTACGTGTCCTGGATCAGGAAGGTCACCGGCTGA